One stretch of Desulfurobacterium atlanticum DNA includes these proteins:
- a CDS encoding ADP-ribosylglycohydrolase family protein, producing the protein MEIDLLKKIKGTVFGGAIGDALGTLVEEMDKYTVKKAYGGPILGFREPSDLSVCPFLRLGHYSHETQMFLIALEVYAEKGRFDETFYVEKMVEWLKDEKNHRYPAGGHLNAALAYKQGAFPDEARVKSSEVDGVIPAVAAGLYGWDSSEEAYNEGCQVVSLIYSDEILVDSAGILAVAISSIAGGRVFLEMEDGKIEFLEMLRSFSQIEMVRSYIDLVMNTLMEGVEDIDELILRFGNGNFVLEPLSLSLYVFLRWGKDFRTAVLKAVNAYGEFGGDTDAIGFLTGAFSGCYNGIDAIPSEWIEKIENRNYLNLLSEKFFEKIKNG; encoded by the coding sequence ATGGAAATTGACCTTTTGAAAAAGATAAAAGGTACCGTTTTTGGAGGAGCAATAGGAGATGCTCTTGGAACTCTTGTGGAAGAGATGGATAAATACACCGTTAAAAAGGCTTACGGCGGTCCGATTTTAGGATTTAGAGAACCTTCCGATTTAAGTGTTTGTCCTTTTTTAAGATTAGGGCACTACTCCCATGAAACCCAGATGTTTCTTATTGCACTGGAAGTTTATGCTGAAAAAGGGCGGTTTGATGAAACGTTTTACGTGGAGAAAATGGTTGAGTGGTTGAAAGATGAGAAAAATCACAGATATCCTGCAGGCGGCCATTTAAATGCGGCACTTGCATATAAGCAGGGAGCTTTTCCTGATGAGGCGAGGGTAAAAAGTTCAGAAGTTGATGGTGTTATTCCTGCTGTGGCAGCAGGGCTTTACGGATGGGATAGTAGTGAAGAGGCTTATAATGAAGGTTGTCAGGTGGTTTCTCTAATTTACAGTGATGAAATTTTAGTGGATTCTGCAGGAATTCTTGCTGTGGCTATCTCTTCAATTGCAGGAGGAAGGGTTTTTCTTGAAATGGAAGATGGGAAAATAGAATTTCTTGAAATGCTCCGCTCTTTTTCTCAGATTGAGATGGTTCGCTCCTATATTGACCTTGTGATGAATACTTTGATGGAAGGAGTGGAAGATATTGATGAACTTATTTTAAGATTTGGTAACGGAAATTTTGTTCTTGAGCCTTTATCTTTATCTCTTTATGTTTTTCTCAGATGGGGAAAAGACTTCAGAACTGCGGTTTTAAAAGCTGTTAATGCTTATGGAGAGTTTGGGGGAGATACAGATGCGATCGGTTTTCTTACAGGGGCTTTTTCTGGGTGCTATAACGGTATAGATGCAATTCCATCTGAGTGGATAGAGAAAATAGAGAACAGAAATTATTTAAATCTCCTTTCTGAAAAGTTTTTTGAAAAGATTAAAAATGGGTAA
- the nadB gene encoding L-aspartate oxidase, producing MKLLKDVKVHAYPKVYDAIVVGSGAAGLFCASKLSQVGLNVCILTKNTADTSSTKLAQGGIAVALPVNDSPSLHFDDTVKAGAGLVDRRTALILVEEGVKRVIDLIRMGATFETDELGLLKFTKEAAHSVPRIVYYKDKTGEEVERALLDAYRGDIIEFAFVKELIIKNGRCYGVIFEKDGKHFTIYAPVVALATGGAAGLYEKHTNPDTSTGDGIAIALRYGAVLKDLEFVQFHPTAFVEDDTCFLISESVRGEGAIIVDSYGRRFMGDYHPLWELAPRDVVTRAIENQKKITGGKVYLDFRPIGEKGVDIYERFPTITEKLKQVGLDPKKDLIPITPVAHYYLGGISVDTFGRTNIKGLFAIGEASCTGVHGANRLASNSLLECLVFGERTAYGMYRDLRFLSLDFKKVSFKKISAFPSQNNLQVYTMKDLKKTMWEYVGIIRDGAGLTKAIDVFRQIIHSSSSFEVRNSAVLALAMAISAMRREESRGGHFRRDFPYEREEFKFHSTFTFQDLLNSI from the coding sequence ATGAAACTTTTAAAAGATGTGAAAGTTCATGCATATCCGAAAGTTTATGATGCGATAGTTGTTGGAAGTGGGGCTGCGGGGCTTTTTTGTGCTTCAAAGCTTTCGCAGGTTGGATTGAACGTTTGTATATTGACAAAAAATACCGCTGATACGTCTTCAACAAAGCTTGCTCAGGGCGGGATTGCGGTTGCTCTTCCTGTAAATGATTCACCATCTCTTCATTTTGATGACACTGTAAAAGCTGGTGCTGGACTTGTTGATAGGAGGACAGCACTTATTCTTGTTGAGGAAGGAGTGAAAAGAGTAATTGACCTTATTAGAATGGGAGCAACCTTTGAAACGGACGAACTTGGGTTATTAAAGTTTACGAAGGAGGCAGCTCATTCTGTGCCGCGAATTGTTTACTATAAAGATAAAACAGGTGAGGAAGTTGAAAGGGCACTTCTTGATGCTTATAGAGGCGATATTATTGAGTTTGCTTTTGTAAAGGAGTTAATAATTAAAAACGGAAGATGTTACGGTGTGATTTTTGAAAAGGATGGTAAGCACTTTACCATTTATGCACCTGTTGTTGCTCTTGCTACAGGTGGGGCTGCTGGACTTTACGAAAAACATACAAATCCAGATACATCTACAGGGGATGGTATAGCGATAGCTCTAAGGTATGGAGCGGTTTTGAAAGATCTTGAGTTTGTTCAGTTTCACCCTACAGCTTTTGTTGAAGATGATACCTGTTTTCTTATTTCAGAATCTGTCAGGGGAGAAGGCGCAATTATTGTTGATTCTTACGGAAGGCGATTTATGGGAGATTACCATCCGTTGTGGGAGCTTGCTCCAAGGGATGTTGTTACCCGTGCTATTGAGAATCAGAAAAAGATAACAGGCGGGAAAGTTTACCTTGATTTTAGACCTATAGGAGAGAAAGGTGTAGATATATATGAAAGATTTCCAACTATTACAGAGAAGTTAAAACAGGTCGGTCTTGACCCTAAAAAAGATTTAATTCCGATTACTCCGGTGGCTCACTATTATCTTGGCGGTATCAGTGTGGATACTTTTGGTAGAACAAATATAAAAGGATTGTTTGCAATAGGAGAAGCTTCATGTACCGGTGTTCATGGTGCAAACAGGCTTGCAAGCAACTCTCTTCTTGAGTGTCTTGTCTTTGGAGAGAGAACAGCTTATGGTATGTATAGAGATTTAAGATTTTTATCACTTGATTTTAAGAAGGTTTCCTTTAAAAAGATATCGGCCTTTCCATCACAAAACAACTTGCAGGTTTATACCATGAAAGACCTTAAAAAAACCATGTGGGAATATGTTGGGATAATCAGAGATGGTGCTGGTCTGACAAAGGCTATAGATGTTTTTAGACAGATAATCCATTCAAGTTCTTCATTTGAAGTTAGAAACAGTGCTGTTCTTGCACTTGCTATGGCTATAAGTGCGATGAGAAGAGAAGAGAGCCGAGGGGGGCATTTCAGGAGAGATTTCCCTTATGAAAGAGAAGAGTTTAAATTTCACAGCACTTTTACATTTCAGGATCTTTTAAATTCAATTTGA